The genome window CCCTTGATGGGAAGGGCCAGCCTAAGATATTGAGCAATATCAGCCTTTTTGCTCATCAGGCTTAGAGACCAAGACACCACCTGATCTGAGAACTATGGAGAAGTTTCttccccaaagaaagaaaaaaataggggcCAGACAGGCAGAAACTATGGATGCTGCCCCCACAGCCCACTGCTTGGCTTCCTGACAGTTActcctattatttttatatatacgtTTTCAGAAATTTAACAGTACAGCTGTTTCATTACAGAGGCACGACATCTTTGTTTGGGCTGAGGCTCTAAAATTAGCACATACTTGCTTTATAATAAAAGCTACCCTTAATAATGCCTCAGGAAGACGGCAGTGTGCATAATCTACGGAGCATCTCTCCTGTCCAGCCTTTACTCTTACCTAGACCAAATGGCTGGCCCCTCGACTGAGCACCAGCTAGAAGAGTTGCTTTACCAACAGGGGCCATGTAATATTGAAGGTCTGTTTATAAACAGAATAATTCACAGTTCAGGGAGATGGTTACACTAAGAGCAAACCAAAATTGAACAGACTGAGAGGTTATCTCTCTCTGCTCTGGTGTAAGCAGAGACCACCTGTACTGTTTAAAACCTCACAtctagttttttgggtttttttttaccaAGCATTTGTGCTTGCCTTTGTTAAGGTAAGTATGGAAGTAGGGCTGCTCCATCAGAGATTGAAACATTTGGCCATTTCCCAAAAGAAAGTCCAGTTAGTATGCCCGTCCTCAGGTCTGGGACCTACAAGTACTAAGTGCTATGTGTTCCTCTCAAATCCAGTTCAGCACCTGCCCACAACACAGCAGAGGAACGGTCACTCACAGGATAGCCCACCAGAAACGTCTGTTCAGGAAAGGGAAATGACACAGTGATCACCTCCCAAAGCATGTCATGTCTCCCGCAGAAGAATTCCGGGCACTTGGAGACTTGGTAGGGATGTGACTGCTTCAGTTTCTACCCTTCAGGAGGATTTGCTGGGGCTGACCTTCCTCCACAGCTCATTTCTCCTTTGGTGTAGACGTACTGGCTTGATGATTGATTTCCTTAGAGGCCAAGCTATCACAGACCTTTGCTTTCTGGACTTCAGGATTCTCTGGCAGTAGAATTGACTTCAGGATCCAGTAGATTTTCTTTCTAGTATTAGGTTGGATCAActatccaaagtcacacaacctGCCTAGTCCTGGTCCTTGGAGTTAGATCTCTGTTTCTTAGCAACAGATCTCTGGGAATTTCCCTAGCCTACACCTTACTGCTTCCATAGGTCTTTCTTTGCCTCAGAGCAATTTGGAACACTAGCCTGGATGGGCAGATGAAAGTAATATGCGCCCACCCCACTGCGGCTGCTGGCCAGTGGGTGGTTCTTCATTGTGAGCATTCAGAGCGAGTATACAGACTTCCCGATTCAGGGGCCCAAGAGTTCTAAGTCCCAAGCTCTTTTTCCATGTGACTTCCTTCTGGGGACCTTCACATGGAGACAGTACAGCTCTGTATCCCTTGGATTGCTTTCTGTGGAGACAAAAGGCCTCCACGGCAAAGCTCTTGCCCGCTCTACTTTTAGGCAAGCCTCAAATGAAGCCTATCAGCAGTAATTTCCTGAAGGCCGCAAGAAGTGACCCACCCCCTCTGCCACTCTTGAATGAGGCTTGCCAGCTCCCCATGGCAGCGAGGCTCATCTTGACTCAGCCAGTTTCACAGACTGTCACTTGCAACACCACACTTCCATTTCCCCAGCTCAGAGAGCTTTAAGTAAAAAACAGATGTTATGGCCTAATGCAACTGAGAAGTCTGGGGGAAGACCAACCGTTGCCCCCAGCGTATGACCTGATTCAGAGTTTTGAATGTGAGCGTCAGACCCTCTCTCTCCACTTGGCCCTATCGAGCCTCCATTCTCGGGTGGCTTCTAGCTAAAGTCACCCTTACTGGGAAGGCACAACCCTTTCTTGCCAATAATTCCAGAAGAATTCTCGGGTTGGCCTTTGTTCACTCAACTTTGGTTGAAGTTAAGAAATTTGCTAAATGTCATTCCTAGGCCTTTAGAGTGAACTTCAGCTCAGCATTACCCAACAGAAAGATCACGTATGCCACAAATGCAAGCCacatagtaaaaatatatatataagaggaAACAGGTAAAGTTTCTATGTCATGAGGGATTACTTTGAAATTGTGCATCTCTTCATTAGAAGAATGTGCCCTAAGATAACCAAAAGACACATTGCCACATGGAGTGTCTAGTTGGTGCCACTCCTGTCTGAACACCCATCACACTGTACAGGTAGTATGCAACATTCACTTACCTGTCTCTCCTAGACTGTACGCACTAGGGAGACAGACACTCTCACCTGTCTTGCCTTACCTCTGTTCTCTAAGCCCAGTCACCAGGCCGTAGACACTTAGtggatattttttaagtgaagttaAATTAAAAGCTTCGATGAAGGGGTGCCttggtgtctcagttggttaaacgtctgactcttgatattgcctcaggtcatgatttcaggattgcAAGGTTTAGCCCcctgtcgggctctgtgctgggcatggagcctgcttaggactctctccctttgcccttccttacctctaaacacacacacacacacacagcaacttGGGTGAAGACTTCTCACGTGCCGGGCTTGATGACAAAAATGGAGACAGTAACACTAGTTGAAGCCCAAGATTGAGCATTTGCAATATTTGTTATTCTGATGAATGACCATTTGTAGTCTGTGACTAGCTGTGTTACTGTTTAATCACTCTTCCAttcaatatgaatatatatatatattgagagagagagagagagagagagtgattgaATACCTGCAAAAAcccaggctccatgccaagcccTAGGTATACAGAGATAAATGGGAACCAGTCCCCGCCgtaaaggaaatgagaaacagaaaagtaaaataacttcTATGCAGTAAGTGTTCTAATACAAATAAACAGGGTTTCGGGGAGCACAAGGAAAGAGGTCTAACCCGGATCAGAGATGAAGGTAGGCGGCAAAGTTTCGCAGGGGAAAAGCGAATTCAGGTTCCGTGGTGCCTGCTGTCATCTGAGTGTCCCGCCTCATGCTGGCACATGTGTCAAGtcaatgaatgagtgaacgaCGTGGCTCCTGAGCCTCGTCCTAACGGACCTTGGTTGTGACCATCCGAGCCCAGACCGGGAGTCGGTGGCAGGGCGCGACGGGGTCCCGAGGGACGCGGAGCTGTCCCCAGCCCACGGCACTTGGCAGGGCCGCTCGCGAACAGCCCCACGTCTTGTGATCGCCCACGTGACCGGTGACGAGCGCTTGTGCTTTCACGTTGCAGGCAAAGCGAAGGCTGGAGCTGGGAGAAAGCGGTCATCAGTACCTCTCAGATGGCTTAAAAACCCCCAAGGGCAAAGGAAGAGCCACACTGCGAAGTCCAGATAGTCCAAAAAGTAAGGATCCTTTCATCTCGTACTCTCCTCGGTGTGGGCTTCCCACCTTTCAAAGCTTGTGGCCGAGGGGACGCCAAGGCGTGAATAATTTTGGCATGTTgtgtcctttttcatttctttctgtgcctGTCCAGAAAATAAATACGGTGTCTGTGCAGACACCCCACACACAAAACGTTAAGAGCCCCTCCGGTACCTGAATACTGACTCCGGGGGAGGCCCGTGTAAATGTGCATGGTGTCATTTTTCAACTCGGAATACAAGCTCGCTGGCACCATCCTATAATCAAGTTTATTAACTTTAACTTCCCTTAATGGACAGGACTTTTGAGGCCAGGCTAACCGGGAGTCGGTGATGTCTGGGCCAGCCTCGATCTTGGGCTCAGCAGAAGGCGGTGTAAGAATTGACCAAAACCCATACGCTGCAGCTAGTCTTTCTTTCCATCGATTATTtcttttgggggagagagagggcgAGAAGTAGATTGGAAACAGCCAAATAGTCCTTCATGTCTCTGTCATTTAATGTAGACGCTAAATTAGACTTAGTTGCCCCCCTTTCATGGAGTTTGTGGGTTAGGCCAGCCACAAACCCTGTGTGATGCTCAGTGAAAGCCGAGACCCGCGTACCCTTGAGTCAGAATAAATGCAATATTGCACGAGGACATAACATTCAGGAGGGATGGGGCAATTTGAAAGAAAGACTGCTTAGGTATTCTTCATCCCCACGAAGCAGTACTTGGGAAAACGGGTGAATAGgccatagacacacacacagaccatgGAGCCTGCAAAGCCAGTTGGGGTGTGTCTGTCTGAGTCCCCATCATGAAACACAGGAGAGATTCACAGCCTGGCCCCATCCGGTTAGGCTCCCTGCGTGCGGGTCCTTGGAGGACGTAGCAGGTTCTCATGCACTCAACAAATaatgttgagcacctactatgtgcagagATGGTTCACGAGACCCAGGGAGTAGGGGAAGCCAAAGTAGAAGCCACTGAGAAACTCACAGCAAAACGCTTTAATCGAATAGGAATTTGTGCTATCCCTTCCTTTTCTAATAGGGCCATTTCAGAGCTTTCTGTAACTTACCCAAACAACAGCAGCGGCTTTGCTTGGACACTAATACCTGGGCTGCAGTGGGAAAGACGGCTTGCCTACCTGCAAAGAAACCCTTCATTTCTTTACCtttccccctgtccctcccctccccacccgctcggcttttgtttttctttaagctCCAAAATCTCCCTCAGAAAAAACACGGTATGACACATCACTTGGTCTGCTCACCAAGAAGTTCATTCAGCTGCTGAGCCAGTCCCCTGATGGGGTCTTGGATTTGAACAAGGCAGCGGAGGTGCTGAAAGTGCAAAAGAGAAGAATCTACGACATCACCAACGTGCTGGAAGGCATCCACCTCATTAAGAAGAAGTCGAAAAACAACGTGCAGTGGATGTAAGTACAGGCCATGACCCCCGGTCCCAGATTTCATGCTCCCACCTGTGCTCCATCTCCAAggcttcctcctctctgccctcagctcctTAGCCAGACGTTCAGAGTCTCCTTACACACAGGCCTTCTATTTAGACACTGTCGGAGACCAAAAGGTCGTTACATTTGATTAGCCTCAAGCAAGGGGATCGCTTGGGGATCCAAGGGGATTCAGTAGGGGGCCGTGCCGTTCGTCTGCTGCTGTGGTGCCCAGGTGTATGTCTGTGGCTTGTCTCTAACAAGGGTTTGGAAAGGCACTATAGCTGTGCATTAACACCTCCGTGTATGTGCCCCGTTGCCACGTATCTTTATCCATGGCTCTAATAGCAGGTCAGCTCACTTtctgggtaaactgaggcaaggCTTAGCTGCCTCGGTTCCTCCTGGAAGCAGGGGTGATAACACCTGTCACCCGTACACCCACACATGCAGTTCGGTGTATGGTTAATTTCGTTTGTGAGTTATGGATGGAGCACCAGAACAGCCAGTATTTTAGAAGGAACTCTGAAAGCACAGTGAGAAGGAACAGATCTGTTGTAGGGtagctttggggaaaaaaaaaaatactacctcAAACATAAGATGAGCAGGTAACTTTTTGTACTCTTGGAATTTTGTGACGATTCAGTGACCCATTTGGCCTGTGGTTTGGAGAAACCTGTTAGATATTGGTCTTTGTTCTTGCGTACAGCACACAGATCTCTTCCCTtaacctccttttcctttttggtggttGGCGTAAGACCCTCAGAAACACATAGGTCTTTTTGTGCTTCCCGGGtgatattttgttgaattttgaatcattcttcatcttttctcttttctttcagatttttctatctttctctatctctctatcctTTCTTccccttggtttttcttttttcccctgagagGCATGTGGCAGGGAGTAGCGCTTCCGTGTGCTCTTTGAATTTGAGCCTTCTGAAGAAAGGGGCCTTCTCTAGAGGAGGGAAACCTGAAAACTTAACAGCGTTGGAGTTTTTTTGTGTCCCTTCTGCCCCCACTTAATTTCTCTGGTGTGAAAGGTGAAGGAGTGTGGgacaaaaatatgtacatataaatgttCTGATGTTAACACTTGGCTAACAGGCAGTCAAGAGGGGACACTTTACTCATGCCTTCCCTTCCACCCTCTCCCCATTGTCATgtcgtcccccacccccacccccgccgagTATCCACGAAGAGTCTGTGTTTGGGTTTCCAGGGGCTGCAGTCTGTCTGAGGATGGGGGCATGCTGGCCCAGTGTCAAGGCCTCTCAAAGGAAGTGACCGAGCTCagccaggaagagaagaaattagATGAACTGATCCAAAGCTGCACCCTGGACCTCAAGCTGCTAACCGAGGATTCAGAGAATCAAAGATATCCTTTGTGCCACCTGTTCCTTGGGGGGTTAGTGCCTTCTAGAATAGATCCAGAGTTGACTGGCTGACTCTTACTCACAGGTAGACTTCTACTCTGGTTTCACATGCgtgcatgtgagtgtgtatgtgtgtgtaaatccACCTATCTGTCTTAGAACTCAGTATTTATGGAAAAATAGTCACTGGACTGTGTCCTCTCATGCCTGTTTTGGTAGCCAGGTGGgaactgtttttgttgttgtttgaagcATGTTATTCATGTGTGGTTGGGACATACGGATACACTCCTAGTGTAAGGCGGCACTATTCTAAGATCTGTAAGGTGTCAGTGTTAATATTAATGACAACATTTAGCAGATTCCTCTTTGTCTCCCCAGATTTTTGGTGGGTGTTAGCTGTCAGTGTTGGGGTTCtcacattctattttcttttcatcagaTATTGGAGCAATTGGAATTTGTTGCATCTGTCTGAGCTATAGCTGAAAGAATGAAGAGTATAGGAAAATCATTCTGTAACTTCCTCCATGCCCTAATGCTGATTCACGACACCAAAAACTGATTTCAGAAGTAaaccccctccactccccacccccccgccaaaGCCTGAGACATCTCAGTTTATCCACAGACATTGGTCCctggaaatacaaattttaaaagccagttCTTGTCAACTGGCTGACAATATGTTGGCCATCACAGGAAAACTCACTGTTCATCATCCCACTTCCGAACAAAAAGGGAGGAGGATTACTTCATTATGTTGACAAGAAGATTTTGCAATATTCCCAGTTCCAAGTAGAAGACAAAGCCCATATTTAATTTGTGTCACCCACTTCTGATTATTCCACATTATCTTTTATGTCTTCTAGGCTTTCCCTTGGAGGTTATGGAGACATTTATTTTCCAATTCAGGCAATTTTTTGAAATTACAACTGTTCATTTTCTGTTGACCACAGGATTGATCTTGTTCCGCTGATGATTAGTGAGGTGGAGAAGAGGTGTGGTGATTTGAACCCCCAGTGGCAGATAGAGTGGGTTTACaggggaagaaacaaaaatagctCTAGTGGGGCTATTTCATTCACTGTTTAGCTGGGGGCCCCCCGTGGAGGACGAGACGGGGTGGTTATACATGATTGGCAGCTCTCTGGAACGGGTAGCTCATAGCATAGTCACCGACATTAGCTTTCTCTGGGGCCTTTGTTGCAGAAACTGAAAgcttccttgcagggagctgctAACCCAAAAAGCAAATTCAAGAGGGAGCCACAGTGGAAGTACTTTTAAGTTTGTAAGATTAGAAAATATGTTTGCACAATTTATTTCAATTCACCATTCAGTTCCGAATATGGTTCAGCTTGTTCACAAATGTGTTGAAATTTTCCTTCCTACAGCATGTTGAGTAATCATagatgagtttttattttagtaagtTCTTGTCACGTCGGTTTTTTACAGTGGGTTATGGGGTAAGTACATGGTTATCAGCTTCCCCAGTGTTCTCAGTAAAAACTCAGAACTGTCAAGTCTCATATGAAGGCAACAGTTGGCTTCCTCGATGAGATAAATGGTGACCTAAGACCCAGACTCCTGCATGAGCTATCCTACCAAGCTCAGCACCGAATTAACTATCATCTCAACCATTAAGACTTAAAGAAGATAGTCTGTGATAGATGTACCTAAAGTATATACAGATTTAGGATGAATATGCTTGTTTTTCTTCCCAGTAGGTTCATAGCTTTCTTCAGTTTCTAATTAAAAGCCACTGTTCTAAGAGACATCATTTCCTTCTAAATCTCTAAACCCTATTTCTCTATTAAACGTGTTAGATCACAAACTCTATTTGCTATATTATATTACCTGCAGAAATGCCTTCATTGAGTGGTAATTTGCTGTTTTATCTGAGGCATTTTTTGTGGGTTAACATAAAATACGCAACAGGCTGAAGACCTTGTACTTTAATTATGTTACTCCATGTGTCTTAGAGAAGAGAGCTATGTGACTCTTATAAGAGAGCTATCTGAGCTCTTTTAGTGCCAAATAAAAACTTGTCTCTCCAGGCAAGCTTGCATGAATACTTTTTATCATATAACAAGTACCATATTCTTTTATGATACCCTCTTAGCCTCGGCTGCCAGGAcacttaaaagaattattcagtGCTCAGAAGTCATGACCAAGGTTACTGAATACTGTTTCACTCTCTTTTCCTGTGACGATGTTTCTCAAATTAATTCAGGTTGCAAAGCACTTGGAAGTTGCTTTCCCTCCCTATGAACACTGAAATATTGATAGTAATATCATACAAGGGATAATTTTTCTAACAGAGAAATCGGTAGGCAGTATCAAATCACAACCAGCTGGGGTGCCCTTAAGAAAACAagctgtcaaaagaaaaaaaagaaagaaagaaaacaagctgTCTGTCTGACCAGTCTTCTGAGTTCCTCCACCAATATATCTGTTTGCTACTCACAAATATTCACTTCGTAATGGTCAAGTAGGAGATAGAAGTTATTGTAGTCCCAAAAAATATATGGGCAATCgagcttacttttttttattttcctgtaaatTGGGCTCTGCCGTCATTCAATTTGAGTGACAAAACACTTCACCAGAGTTCACATAATGTCCATGTGAAAATCCCTGACCAAACTGGGTTTTGGTGTTCTTTTGATAGTTCAACTATCTGTTtccatgtttaacattttaaatcgCCACGGACTTTTTAGAAATTGGTAGGAGAAAGCTATGCATTTGTCCTGTTGTTTAGAATATCAGCCCCAGGAAAGAAGATTTGCAAGAGGTCTCATATACCTAAAGATCAAGACAAAGAGATGGATATATTCCTAGAAGtcataaaatacttgaaaatttttCCATGCATCTTCTAAATGGTTACATGTGAGGTAATTCATTGGAACATTTCCTTAACACTCACTACGTTAGCTTATGTTACATATCAAGATATTCGAAAAATTAGTGGCCTTAAAGACCAAACTGTTATAGTTGTCAAAGCCCCTCCAGAAACAAGACTTGAAGTGCCTGACCCAATAGAGGTAAGGAGATAACgtctttgttcattttcagagAACTTTTCGGAATGCCTGGAGTTAAAGAATCATTGATGCCTGGTCAAAGTGTGTATCCTCCTAAACACTTGATTGTTCTTTCCCATCCATTTTACTTAATCCAAATTTCAAAAACATCTCAACAGTTCAGTATGTATTGAGTGTcccaaaaatctaattttaacaTAGCGGAGCATTGAGCTCAGAGTAGGGTGCCCTGTCCCTCTGGTAATTCTCTTTCTCATAATTTGGTGTCTGGCAGTTCTGATTGATTTGAACTGTTGGGGAATTTTATGTTGATTGTCCTGGATATGATCCCCACCGGGAACAGAGacataaatgttttaaagcatCTCccgaacttaaaaaaaaaaaaaagagtatctccCTAACTTATCTTAgcacattttaagaatttatcttttAGAACATATTTACTTCTAAGAAATCACATACCACTTTGGCTGAATTGATAGGCTCAAATATTATGAGAAAGTAGGGAGCATATTTTTGTGATTGGTTGCAGATAATCTTTGCTAACATAAGGCCTGGGCTGTAACTGTAAGATAAAGaaatgtagcaaaaaaaaaaaaaaaaaaaaaaaaaaagaaatacatagaaaataaaaagagaatgagattCACAAGCTCGCATCTAGGGTAGAGTTCTCAccttaaatgataataatagctcTATGACCCAGATGAAGGATTTTAAATGTTAGTGTGCTGCATTCTCTTATTGAACTCTGCTTATAGCACTTAAGAATACTGTTCATCCAGTGGTTATTAAAGTTCACATAAAAAAAGCCCCACCATAAAGGAATAGCAGCTTGGAAATACTGTATTTGGAACACTTAAAGGACCTTTTAATAGTTTACATAGaaggaatatatttaaagaacACAATTCACCTCCTCTAGGGccagggtcagcaaactttttctgtaaaggaccagatagtaaatatttttggttttgtgaaCTGTAAATCTCTGTTGGGACTACTCAACCACACAACTCTGCCATTtgagcatgagaaaaaaaaaaaaaatcagaggcaatCCATAAACAGTGGGAATGTGCATGATTCTATGccaataaactttatttacaaagccaGTTGATGGACCGGATGTGGCCCTCTGGCTGCAGTTTGTTGGCCCCTGCTCTAGAGGATGCCAGTCATCAATTGATGGAGGGGTAGGGAGGCGAccaatgaagaaacaaaatgaacaatgaAAATTACCTTCCATTTTTAGATGAAAATGACTATAGCTTTCATTTCTCAGTTTGAACTTGTCTCACTTCTTCTGTCGATAGAGCCTACAAATACATTTGGCAAGTACCCAAGGGCCCATTGAGGTTTATTTGTGTCcagaagaga of Canis lupus familiaris isolate Mischka breed German Shepherd chromosome 35, alternate assembly UU_Cfam_GSD_1.0, whole genome shotgun sequence contains these proteins:
- the E2F3 gene encoding transcription factor E2F3, whose protein sequence is MPLQQQAKRRLELGESGHQYLSDGLKTPKGKGRATLRSPDSPKKKTRYDTSLGLLTKKFIQLLSQSPDGVLDLNKAAEVLKVQKRRIYDITNVLEGIHLIKKKSKNNVQWMGCSLSEDGGMLAQCQGLSKEVTELSQEEKKLDELIQSCTLDLKLLTEDSENQRLAYVTYQDIRKISGLKDQTVIVVKAPPETRLEVPDPIESLQIHLASTQGPIEVYLCPEETETHSPMKTTNQDHNGNIPKPPSKDLASTNSGHSDCSISMANLSPLASPANLLQQTEDQIPSNLEGPFVNLLPPLLQEDYLLSLGEEEGISDLFDAYDLEKLPLVEDFMCS